In Zingiber officinale cultivar Zhangliang chromosome 6A, Zo_v1.1, whole genome shotgun sequence, a single genomic region encodes these proteins:
- the LOC121995594 gene encoding glucose-6-phosphate isomerase, cytosolic-like, producing MASASLISDTEPWKDLKEHVNEINKTHLRDLLNDVERSQSMMVENDGIILDYSRQRARLDTIDKLFKLAEAAQLRQKIDRMYNGEHINSTENRSVLHIALRAPRDKNFYSDGKSVVPDVWNVLDKIKDFSERVRNGSWVGATGKALKDVVAIGIGGSFLGPLFVHTALQTDPEAAECAKGRQLQFLANVDPVDVARNIKGLNPETTLVVVVSKTFTTAETMLNARTMREWISSALGPQAVAKHMVAVSTNLVLVEKFGIDPANAFAFWDWVGGRYSVCSAVGVLPLSLQYGFPTVEKFLNGASNIDAHFHSTPFEKNLPVLLGLLSVWNATFLGYPARAILPYSQSLEKFAPHIQQVSMESNGKGVSIDGIPLPFETGEIDFGEPGTNGQHSFYQLIHQGRVIPCDFIGAIRSQQPVYLKGEVVSNHDELMSNFFAQPDALAYGKTPEQLLLENVAAHLIPHKTFSGNRPSLSLLLPSLNAYNIGQLLAIYEHRIAVEGFIWGINSFDQWGVELGKVLASQVRKQLHVSRTKGEPVQGFNVSTTTLLTKYLEAEPGIPFDTTVLPKV from the exons ATGGCATCAGCATCTCTTATTTCCGACACTGAGCCATGGAAGGACTTGAAG GAACATGTCAATGAAATTAATAAGACACACTTGCGTGATCTTCTGAATGATGTCGAACGAAGCCAATCAATGATGGT AGAGAATGATGGGATAATTTTGGACTATTCACGGCAACGTGCACGCCTTGACACCATTGATAAACTTTTTAAACTAGCAGAG GCAGCACAACTGAGGCAAAAAATTGATAGGATGTACAATGGAGAGCAT ATAAACAGTACTGAGAATAGGTCTGTTCTGCATATTGCTCTACGAGCTCCGAGAGATAAAAATTTTTACAGTGATGGCAAAAGTGTTGTACCAGATGTTTGGAATGTTTTGGACAAGATTAAAGATTTCTCTGAAAGAGTGCGGAATGGCTCTTGG GTTGGCGCAACAGGGAAGGCTTTAAAAGATGTCGTAGCTATTGGTATTGGTGGCAGTTTCTTAGGCCCTTTATTTGTGCATACCGCTCTGCAGACGG ACCCAGAGGCTGCAGAATGTGCTAAAGGACGACAACTACAATT TCTTGCTAATGTTGATCCAGTTGATGTGGCTCGAAATATCAAAGGATTGAATCCTGAAACTACTTTAG TTGTGGTGGTTTCAAAGACTTTTACCACTGCTGAAACTATGTTGAATGCTAGAACAATGAGAGAATGGATTTCCTCTGCTCTTGG TCCACAAGCAGTTGCAAAGCATATGGTGGCAGTCAGTACAAATCTTGTG CTTGTGGAGAAGTTTGGCATTGATCCTGCAAATGCCTTTGCATTTTGGGACTGGGTTGGTGGTCGCTACAGTG TTTGCAGTGCTGTTGGTGTGCTTCCACTTTCTCTTCAGTATGGTTTTCCAACTGTTGAAAA ATTTTTGAATGGGGCTTCCAACATTGACGCACATTTCCACTCGACTCCCTTTGAAAAAAACTTACCT GTACTTCTAGGCTTGTTGAGTGTATGGAATGCTACATTTCTTGGATATCCTGCGAGA GCCATATTGCCTTATTCGCAGTCACTCGAGAAGTTTGCTCCACATATTCAGCAG GTTAGCATGGAGAGTAATGGAAAAGGTGTATCAATTGATGGTATTCCTCTTCCCTTTGAGACGGGAGAAATAGATTTTGGAGAACCTGGAACTAATGGTCAGCACAGTTTCTATCAGCTAATTCATCAG GGTCGTGTAATTCCCTGCGACTTTATTGGTGCAATCAGAAGTCAGCAGCCTGTTTACCTGAAAG GTGAAGTAGTGAGTAACCACGATGAGCTCATGTCGAACTTTTTTGCACAGCCAGATGCTCTTGCTTATGGGAAG ACTCCAGAGCAGTTACTTCTTGAAAATGTAGCTGCCCATCTTATTCCTCACAAG ACCTTCTCTGGCAATCGTCCTTCTTTAAGCCTACTATTACCCTCTTTAAATGCATACAATATTGGACAG CTATTAGCAATCTATGAGCACAGAATTGCGGTTGAAGGATTCATTTGGGGGATCAACTCCTTTGACCAGTGGGGTGTGGAGTTAGGCAAG GTACTGGCAAGTCAAGTTAGGAAGCAACTGCATGTTTCTCGCACAAAAGGAGAGCCTGTTCAGGGGTTCAATGTCAGCACAACCACATTGTTGACAAAGTATCTTGAG GCGGAACCTGGTATCCCCTTCGACACCACCGTGCTGCCGAAAGTGTAG